The genomic window ATGCCCTGCTTTCCCAGATCAAGACTTCGTTTAACTGTAACATATCCTCTGACTGAGAGTATGGTGGTTTCATGAGGTTCATACCTGGATGCAGTGCTAAAGTCTCCCCACAGGTCATTGTTTGCAGAAACTGGAGCTGATGCTGGTGTCGTGACAGGAGCAGGAGAATCCAAATCTAAAAGGATATCTGAATACACagtaaagagaagagaaagaaaagggaaaacataataaaaatcttaGTAATAAAAACTTATGCTCACACAAATCTACACACAAATGTTCACTGCAGCTTAATCTGTAATAGTCAAAAACAGAAGACAACCCAGATGTCTTTCCATGGGTGAAGGTTAAACATACTGTAGTACTTCCATACCATGAACTACTACCCAACAACAGAGAAACTACTGACAGacacaacttggatgaatctcaagGGAAGTATACTGAGTGGAAAAAGCCAATCCCCAAAAGTTATGTCCTCTATGACTCCACTTACATAACATTCACAGAagtgacaaaattatagagagagaaaagaaattagtGATTGCCTAGGGTTAGTGAGGGGGTGTGAGGCAGGACACAGGAGGCAGATGCAGTTATAAACGGATGACATGAGGGATCCTTGTACGGATGGAGCTTGTCTGTATCCTAACCATGGTGATGGATCCAGGAACCTACCCAAAATAAAAGTGCGTAGAActaaaaacacacatatacacacaaatgagAACACGTAAATCTGATGAAATCTAAATAAGATCAGTAAATAGTATCAATGTCAACTTCCTGGTAGTATCTGACTTTGATTTTGCAAATGTTACCATTTAGGGGAACTGAGTAAAGGGTACACAGGatttctttgtgttatttttcataACTGCATGTGAACCTAtgattatcttaaaataaatagcataattcaaaaaaatttaaagtaaacttTAGACATTATACCCAGTGCCTTCTGGAGACACTTATGAAAAGATGTAGGTTATAACCATTTTTACGTCAAAATTTCAAAAGAAGCTTACTCCTAGCAATCAATGATATGAATGCTCTACATCCTGTAATTCAATAAGTTAAAACTACAGATTCTAATACCTGCTTCTCTAATCTTTGGAAAATTGCTTCCCGAGTTCTAAtgttcctattctttttattggAGAAGAGTtgacatttacttatttatttatttatttttaaagatttttatttatttatttgagagagatcgcaagtaggcagaggggggaggggaaatcaggctgagcagagagcctgatgcggggctcaatcccaggaccctgagatcatgacctgagccgaaggcagaggcttaacccactgagctacccaggcgcccctaatgttcCCATTCTTGAAATGGAAAAACTCCATCTACTCTTTTTCCCCTCAGATAATACGGAAGAGTGAAAATGTATTCATACACCCAGATGCTGTCTAATTTTCTCCCAAATACCTTTGGGAAGAAacgaaagataaaaaaaataacatttactgaatggcTGCAATTTTCAAAGGACTATGTTAGGTGGTGTCACATCATTTCTCCTTTATAATCCTGGGGTAATTCTAAGTCTCCCTTTTGCAGTTAAGGATATTGagacgggatgcctgggtagctcagtcagttaagcatctggcttcagctcatgtcatcatcccggggtgctgggactgagccctacattgggctccttgctcaacaggaagtctgcttctccctcttactctgccccttccccccatgtacacggtctctctcaaataagtttttttgttttttttttaagatttatttatttgacacagagagagaagagagcacacaagcaccAAGtcgggggagcaggaggcaaagggagagggagacacaggctccctgctgagcagagagccagatgcagggctcgatcccagtacctgggatcatgacccaagctgaaggcagatgcttaaccaactgagccacccaagcacccctcaaataaaatctttaagaagcaAAAAGGAATACTGAGactcaaaaatgtaaataatgttaCTAAACACATTCAGATATAAAATAGCAGAGCTATGACCAAAATCTTACTCCATCTGACTCTCAGACCTATTAGCATCTCACCAAGGTATAATGAAGAAAACAGTCACTAAATCTACTCATTTTCCAACAAAGAACCTGCCAAATATCATGACTCTCGGTTCACTGGAAAAGCTTTAATTCCTTATTAGAGGCTGCCAGAATCACCGTGTCAGTACCAAGTGCCATTTAACAGCAAAAACATCAAGATACTCCTTGACAAACAGATGCTACCCAATCAAAACCTAAGATATGATGATTTCTCAAAGTTATGAAGAGATTTACCTGCATCACTACCTCCATGGTTAGATTTTGGAATGGGTGGTGGAGTGACATGATTGCTGATGGCAACGGAGGACGGTGGGGGAATAGTGACTTTGCCtccaggtgggggtgggagcaagCTTAGGCCCCCAGCCCCTGTAGTCTTGGGCTTAGAAGCACCTCCTTTCTTAGTTGTAATGTTCTACatagagaaaacagagaagaaaaagtcaCAAGCTTATTACAGAAATACAGGGAGTAGGGGAAAGAAAGCATACTCACCCCAATACTCAATTTGATGGTCTGTCCTTCCTTGAAGCCCAGATCCAACTTGGGACGATTATCCATGTCCTGAGATTCTTTGGATATCTCAGATTCCTGCTTTACCCACCTAAAAGAGTAAATTATGTTAATCTGAGATTACCTGAGAGTCCGGCACACAAACCTGAGTGTAACTAACTTATAGGAGACAGGATTCTAGAAAGCAGAGTGAGGGAATATgaagaatgaagaaggaaaggaagaaaagccacgAAAGAGGGCAACAGCGTTCAGTGGCACTGAGGAGCCACACAGAATACATGTTTAACTTGTCCCTCCAAGGACAGCATTTAGCTGCCAATTCCCATCCTCCATGGTTGAGCGCTGCCCCTGAGGGAGTATTAATTCCTCAGTCCTTCCAAGCTGCATTCCTGTGCCAAGTGAGTGGACTTCCACAGTTTCAGAGTTCTGAGGCAGAAAAGCAGAGTTGTGCCTATGCCTGCCCTTGAAGTAGGGAGGAGATGGTGTGCATGATGCTACCCACCACAGCTGTGCCAAAACCAGGCAGGCAGAAGAAATGTTGAAACAGACATAAAACATGTCAGCTACACAAAGTAACAAAactgccccacaactccccactATCTCCCATACAGTCCTGCTATTATTATATGCCTCCCTTAGCCACTTAAAAGCACAAGTCCCCAGAGACATAAGCAAAAGCATCTCAAAATACCATACAAGGGACCAAAAACATGTTCCAGGTTTTAAGGAAAGGATAGAGCAAATACAAAGATAATgtaagcaaatggaaagattccAATTCATAATGCACTAGTTTACCAAAAACAGAAATCAGAAGGTAAAAGAGTGTCCATTCAACTGAAAAGGAGCACATCCAAAACCTTTTAACCAGGTAACTAAAGGTCAAATTTCACTCACTTGAAGTGATCTTGCAAGGAGACATTAAAGTCAAAGGCATCACCCCGATCTGTGAACCCAATGCCAATGAAAGCACTACGCCCTGTGAAAAAGACAGGAATATTCTCAATAGGAAGTACCCCTTGGGGAAAATTCCACCCAGTGAAAAGTCCGGAACATGAAACACTTTCTCACAGCCCAGGGGTCCACAATCTACATATAGCCCAAGGGCCAAATGCTGCCATCACTTGTCTTTATAAGTAACATTTTACTTGAACACAGCTACACCAATTTGTTTACACATTATACGGCTGCTTTCACAATACATCAGCAGAATTAAGTAACCACAGTTGAGGACAAAATCTAACTGCATCCTAACAAAAAGTTAGGACAACCTCTGATAGAGactacagagaaaagacagagaatgaCTGCCCTAACATAGATGATTTAAGACAGTCCCACCAAAACCCACCACTAACAATGAGTGAATGGGCAATATATGTTAATTCTTTGGTTAGTTAGACACTTTGATTGATTTACATCTACCTATAAATCACAGTGTCTTGAACTTGTGTTCATATCTATTACTAATAACATGCTAATCCTTGTCCTTGCTTTTAGCAACTAGAGTTAACTATGAAGAAAGGAGAGGACAAATTTAGTAAActaaagaaagataaatgcaaTTAGGACACACTTTCATTGAAGTGCATTACCTATTTTCCTACTATCATCCCATTCAAAATACCAGATTCCTTACCAGTACCATCCTGGATCCGGATTACAAAGTAGCGGCTGGAATCTGTCACTGTCTCCACAGCAATACCAGGATATTGTTCTACTGGTGCCTGAGCAAAGAGCTCCCCTGACAGGTAAGAAAAAGACTTCTTtgggcaaaggaagcaaaaatctAAAACTCCAGTTAACAAATATTTCCATTCCAATCCCCAACTTAAATGTACTTATAAATGCAGCAAACCAATACTCTTAATACGTCAGAGAGTCACCAGCACAGATTACCTGAAACTTTATCCTCAAGTTTGATGTAAGCGATCTTTCCTTTTGAAGTGATTCGGAGGCGACCAGTCCAATCAGGCTGGTCTAATTTCCAGTCAGATGCCCTAGAATAGGAAAATAGGAAGTCTCAGGTCCATGTCTTTAATTACTAAAAACCTACACAAATCATTTGTCACCGCTCTAATTTGCTGTCCTGAGCTTATTCTTTCTACCTATTAAATAATCAATAAGAATAACTCATGACCCCTCTACATAGATGTCTCATTATACATATAGCCCACAGCAAACAAGTCCTTACTATGTAAGGATTATCCAATAAGCATCaataaaacatataaagtacAAAtacaagcaatttttttaaattctcataatAATACCATTTCCCTACTGcagataataatttatataacagTATTTTACCAATCAGGTAACAACAAAGTCTACTAAATAAATCATATTGGTAATAGAACCCTTCCCAAATCCCTAAATGTATCATCATCTTTCACTGAATTCAACCAATATTTACAGAGTGTGTATTAAGTCACAGGCACTATTCTGAGCACTTGGGATACAACACtgaatgaacaaaacaaagacttctaCCCTCGTGATGTTTACAATATAACAGAATAcaagtaataaaagaaaacataaaaaataagcaatataaaTAATATCTCGGAAGATGGTAAGTGctacagtaaaaaagaaaatgcagaggcAGAAAAGGGAAACTGGGAGGGTAGTGGAAAAATAAACAGGTTGTAACATTCATAAGGTGGTTGGGGAGACCTTATTAACAAAGCGAAAAGTGAGCAAAAATGTGAAGGAAGCAAGAAAGTTACCCATGCAGATATTGGAGGAAGGGGGCAATTCCTGGACTAGAACAATTAGTCAACAGGTGCTGAGATGGGAGTGTGTCTGGAATGTCTGCCCTCAAAAAAAGGAAGCTGCTacagtaagaataaaataaattaagagatgAAGTGGGAGAGGTAACAGCCAAATTTTATAGGCCTTGTAAGAACTTTGGCATTCACTCTGAGTGAAGAAGCCATTACAGGTTTTAAGCAGAGGTGATACATGATCAtgatcttccttttattttatttgttttaagaaaatagctgtttttttaaaagacttaacttacttgagagagaggtgaagggaagaagaaaaatctcaagcagagacTTCCCACTGAAATGTGGAGCCAGACACATGGcgcaatctcatgaccctgagatgaccacaaccagagccaaaatcaagagttagatgcttaacctactgagccacctcggcaccccaatcttccttttattttaaaaggattactttgaaaaaataataataataataaacaaataaataaataaataaaaatttaaaaaaaaaagaattactttgtTGTGTGTAGAAGCAATGTAAGTGACGAAGCATGGGGATTAGTTAAGAGACTACTGCAGTAATCTAGGAGTCATAATGGTGACTAGGAAGATGGGGCAGCAGAAGTGGCtacattttggatatatttaaaGCAAAGAAGAAGGATTTTCTAATGGATTTAATGtgaggtagaaggaaagagaaaagtcaggATGACTCTAAAGATTTTAGCCTGAGCAACGGAGCTGCCAATAACGGAGATAGACTATAGGTAGAGCAACGTCTGGGAAGAAAGATCAGGAGTTCAGTTTTGAATATGTAGAGTTTAAGATAGCAAACAGATTTTCAAGCAAAGATACAGAGAAGGCATTTGAATAGGAGTCTGGAGTTTAGGAAAGACATGTGGGCTAAACATACCGATGTCCATGGAAACATTACAAATACTGAATACTTATAATCTGTATGatgataaataaatttgaatgaaATCTAAGACATTTAAATATGACTAATTTTACAAAGCAGTGCCTTGTGATTTTGTGGAAAAGAGAGGGCAAAGTAAAAGTTATTAATAACTTATCCttgggcagctggctggctcagtcagtagagcaagtGACTCTCGATCTCGaggctgtgagttcaaggcccacgttggtgcagagattacttaaaaatattatcttaaaaacaaaacaaacaaactcatccCTTAGGAACCCGAAGACAAACACTCACAAGTTAGAAAGGTAACAATAAGTATATCTAAACAATAATAAGTTTAACAAGATGGCAAGcaaaagatggaaaagagaaagcacaggtTTTGAACAGGATTTATAAGACAAATCTTTGTCATGTCCACCTCTCTTGATGCCCTGCCTCAAAGACGCTCAAGTACTTCAATCTGATCCAGAATGCAATGCTCTAAAGGTCcctgtattttaatgttttttaatatggTCATTACTTCTTCTATTATGCCTCTATGAGCTAAACACAGTATACTGTGTTTAGAACAAGCCTACCAGATGTGTTTCTTGGGACAAGTTCCTTGTCTTATTTATCTTGCGTGTCTAGTGGCCAATATTCAACAAATTCTCAATAAGTGAATGGATATGCCCAGCAGCAGTCTCCTTCAGCCCTGAGCCTTAgttcctttcccactcccaagACCTAGCCTGAGGAACTCTTGGTTTCACTGGTCTTCTGAACTGACTTCAAATACTTTCATTCGCCTCGGTAATAAATCCTTACAGCAATCATATGGAACAGGCATGAAAAGCCtattatctctgtctctctaggtGAAGAACAGTAACAACAGTAAGTATATAATGCCTAACTTCAAAGTCCAGCGTTGTTCTTATTACCTTAAAACAGACTATTAAGCTTACTATTGATTTAGCTGAGGAGGAGGGTagtgataaatataaaaatttttataagttgGGATACTATTTCTTCATCATTTATAAGTTTCTCATAGACTGAAACTATCAGTGAAAGCCTGAGAAGCAACAGCTCACTCTAGGTGATCTTAGTCACACAAACCAAGTGACTCCTGCCTCCTAAAAAGCCCAGTTTTTCCTTTAATGGCAGCCTAAAGAAGTCATGCTTATAATGGAAAATGCGTTCTGTAAACAAGATtaggcagagaaaaagacataAGAGTAATGTTTATCAAGCATCTATTACATGCCAGGCATTATGCTCACTCTTACGAAAATTAAGTGAGAGGATACTGCAAGGTATAAGTAGTATAtccatttttacaaatgaggaaaccacaGTTCAAAAGAGTTAAGtgtcgggcgcctgggttggctcagtcagttaagcgtctgcctttggctcaggtcatgatcccagaatcctaggatcaagccccatgtcaggctccctgctcagtggggagtctgcctctgcctctccctctgctgctcccgaTGCTtgtacactctttttttttttttttttaagattttatttatttattcaacagagagagacagctacaGAGGGAAcacgaggaagagggagagagagaagcaggcctcccgctgagcagggagcccgatgtattgcaatgaggggctcaatcctaggaccctgggatcatgacctgagtggaaggtagatactcaacgactgagccaaccaggcactccttgtgtgctctcttgttctctctctctaaagcaagtaaaatttaaaaaaaaaaaaaaaaaaaagagagagagagttaagtGCCTTGCCAAAAGCAAATAAATGGGAATCTCGTTGCAAACTTAATGCAGCTCTCTTCATTCATTATAGTAAGAGTGGATAATGATAAAATACCTTTTGGAGGATTACAAATGTCAATAATAAGCAGGAAAACATAGATAACaagtaaaagaggaaaattaagaaACTGTTTTGATGCCTCACTGCTGTTAATGGACATAAGGATAAAAGGCTCTGGATAAACTAGGAAGTGAAGGTAGAGAATGCAGATGGGTGAGAGAAGGAAGgcctttaaaaaatcataaagcagaagaaaaagaagagaagcccACTTTATGGTATATCCTATCCTCCAGAAAGTCTTAACTATTAAGTTGGGCTATTCCACCTTATTTAGCAGTTCAATCAATGCCAACTTATGCAATTAAGTATAACCTACTAATTTCTTCCACATTTAGAGTGCccactatgtgtcagacactataGTAGACCCTGGtactataaaattagaaaataagttagaaaagaaaaaagttgttcATAGCTAGTCTGGCAAAACAAATTGAGCAATCAATTACAATACAGAAGTAAGAGCACTCACTATGACAGAGATAAGCATAGGTGTTGTGGAAGCATGCAGAAAACATACTAAAGCCAGAATGAAAAGGTAAAGGGGAGcttcccaaagaagatatcccTCAGCTGAGTCACACATATTACTACCTGTAATTACCATCAGAAAGCATGTAGATTCCTATTATGGTCAATTTGAAGTCTGATTGAAAGACTGGAATTAGGACTACCTCTTTGCCAAAAGGTACAACCCACAGGGTCTAATGCACAGGTCAGCAAGCACAAAGATACTGAGTGATGATGAACTGATGATGAACTGATGATGAATGCCTCTCCGGTAAAGAGGCAAAATAAAGGGCAGAGGAGGAGCACAACAGTCAAAGTAATAATAAATGCCAAGAGAAAAATCATGATGGTGATGTGGATCAGAGAACAATAAGAACAGCATCCTATCTATTTACATGCTGCTTTACTGTTTCCTAAATTCTTTCacattgtattatttcatttaaccctcCAAAAACTTCTGTGAGGTACATAACCAGAGCAgattttattatcattaattttttttccctatttcacagatgagaaaactaaagcttGGAAAAGCTAAGAGATTTGTCTCAAATCATACAGCTGTTAAGTTGTCAGAAGTCATACTCATATTTCTTAGCATGTAATCCAGTTAACATGTTAACTCTTTCCACTGCATGACCTCATGACTTCCTACAGCATCCTCAGAACCTGTTATCGGATTACAAGGTGGTTAGTTAGCACTACAGAGAAAATGCTCCATTAACTCTGGAGAGAAAAAGCTATGGCAGAGGtaaagtggggaggggggaggaaaatagaaaatactatgtaatcatcaagaaaacgtactgaaaagaaacagaatggacAACCAATGGAAAACCTATAATCCTAACCTTTGCCCACTAGCCAAAgaactgaaaaggaaaaccaaatggTGGATGGTATTTGGTAGCAAGACTGACAACTGCACAGAAGATAAACTGTATCACCTACAGAATGGCCAACAATGACTATCCACAAAAGCGTACCGGGTACTGGTAATGGGTATGAGGGAGGACGGGAGGGGGTTTCGACAAGGGTGACAAACTGAAGGACGCAGGAAAGAACTAAAGGTGACTGGCAATGGAGCAGGGACGATTGGATGTGGATGATGTGGAGCAGATGGGTAACCCAGAGGGGCCCAAGGGAGGAGGGGTGTGAAGATGCAGACGGTAATTTTTCTAAAAGCGGAGGAAACCAGGATGGCATTCCACAGTGGGGAAAGAACAGGAGGGCTGGGCCATAACAACCCAGGTAAGCAGGCTAACAAGGTGACAACCCAGAGGTGGCAGTGGCAAGGGACGTGCAGCGTGCTACCTGAGGAAGAAACTGTCATCCCCGACCCGGTATGCGTGTGCTGCAGTGCCTCGGGGTTAATACCTGTAACCGCGGTTGGAGGCCCGGGGAGGAATCCGGTAGACGCTAACGTCGGGCTTCACACACAGAACAGACTCGTACTCCAACTCGGCCGCCATCTTGGCTCTGCACTCCGCGCCACCGGGGGCGGGGTGTATGGAATGGGGACGAactgttgggggcgggggaggtgggcTGTGCGCAACTTCCGCTTACGCTGCTTCCCGCGCGATTTTAGTTGGGTTCCTGAGATTAACCTCCGGAGGTACCGGCTGGGGAAGCCATATTGAAACCTGGAAACCGTGAAGCTGCGCAGTTCGCCATCTTGGGTAATGGCAAAACGGCCTTTCCAGTGCGTGACCCACGTTATGGAAATCTCGATTCCCAAAGGTGATTAGGGAAAGCGCCATCTTGGGGCTGGAAGGGTCCTGCAGTACTTGGGGAGGAAGAGGACCATGTTGAAAACTGGGAGAATTTTTTTCTGACGAGAACCACTTTTTAACCAGTTTCCCGGCAGAAAAAGGGTAATTACCTGTTGGTAATCCCAAACCGGGTACCTACGTAAGTACATGACTCATAGTCATGGTGGATTTTTAATCCTCCGGCgtctaaatgttaaaaatgccCAGCCTGATTGTTGCCTAAAAGCACCGTTTAATCTCGGATTTCACGGAACAACACCTGTTGAAATAGTTTGCCACACTTTCAGTGTACATTCTGGTTATCTTTTTGGAAAATAACCTCAAACTCTTAAATGGGACCAACTCAATTACTGATAAATTAGCAAAAACTAATGAGCTATTACTTAATGCTCACTATTTGCTCCAAATCCTATTGTAATGATAAATCCTATTGAACTCTTTCTATAAATATGTTCTCTGTACTCTTCACATGTAAA from Mustela lutreola isolate mMusLut2 chromosome 8, mMusLut2.pri, whole genome shotgun sequence includes these protein-coding regions:
- the NECAP1 gene encoding adaptin ear-binding coat-associated protein 1 isoform X1 — protein: MAAELEYESVLCVKPDVSVYRIPPRASNRGYRASDWKLDQPDWTGRLRITSKGKIAYIKLEDKVSGELFAQAPVEQYPGIAVETVTDSSRYFVIRIQDGTGRSAFIGIGFTDRGDAFDFNVSLQDHFKWVKQESEISKESQDMDNRPKLDLGFKEGQTIKLSIGNITTKKGGASKPKTTGAGGLSLLPPPPGGKVTIPPPSSVAISNHVTPPPIPKSNHGGSDADILLDLDSPAPVTTPASAPVSANNDLWGDFSTASSWRKSHLCAPESASIRNRKTVMKKNFTLVLCL
- the NECAP1 gene encoding adaptin ear-binding coat-associated protein 1 isoform X2, with amino-acid sequence MAAELEYESVLCVKPDVSVYRIPPRASNRGYRASDWKLDQPDWTGRLRITSKGKIAYIKLEDKVSGELFAQAPVEQYPGIAVETVTDSSRYFVIRIQDGTGRSAFIGIGFTDRGDAFDFNVSLQDHFKWVKQESEISKESQDMDNRPKLDLGFKEGQTIKLSIGNITTKKGGASKPKTTGAGGLSLLPPPPGGKVTIPPPSSVAISNHVTPPPIPKSNHGGSDADILLDLDSPAPVTTPASAPVSANNDLWGDFSTASSSVPNQAPQPSNWVQF